From a region of the bacterium genome:
- a CDS encoding D-alanine--D-alanine ligase: protein MNSSRKGKSGNRPVGRVGVLMGGNSAEREVSLTTGKAILGALLEEGVDAVGIDTQGSWREEIALENVATAFIALHGRGGEDGTIQGALELMGIPYTGPGVMASALAMDKIMTKRVLRAMGIPTPEYTELGPGNYDAPLAMGLPVVVKPNREGSTIGISVVREEGELEAAIKIAASHDPDVLVEKFVAGEDLTVGVLNDRPMAIVQIVTESGFYDYETKYVTGAKEYRVPASIGEAATRTVQEAAQAAARALRCCGAVRVDFRGAGDRFEVIEVNTIPGMTPNSLLPKSAAGVGIGFAQLVMEMLQAAGEGSR from the coding sequence ATGAATAGCTCACGCAAGGGAAAGTCAGGAAACAGACCGGTGGGCAGGGTGGGCGTGCTCATGGGCGGGAACTCGGCCGAACGGGAGGTTTCCCTCACTACAGGAAAGGCGATCCTTGGAGCTCTTCTCGAGGAAGGTGTTGATGCCGTTGGTATCGACACACAGGGATCCTGGAGGGAGGAGATCGCCCTGGAAAATGTTGCCACCGCCTTTATCGCTCTTCACGGAAGAGGCGGGGAAGATGGGACGATCCAGGGTGCTCTGGAGCTTATGGGCATCCCCTATACCGGACCTGGTGTCATGGCGTCGGCCCTGGCCATGGACAAGATCATGACCAAAAGGGTGCTGCGTGCCATGGGCATTCCCACCCCCGAATACACCGAACTGGGGCCTGGAAATTATGACGCGCCTCTTGCTATGGGGCTGCCCGTTGTGGTCAAGCCCAACCGGGAAGGCTCAACGATCGGTATCTCGGTTGTGAGAGAAGAAGGTGAACTTGAAGCGGCGATAAAGATCGCCGCATCCCACGATCCGGATGTCCTGGTGGAGAAGTTCGTGGCAGGTGAGGACCTTACGGTGGGAGTGCTCAACGATCGTCCGATGGCTATCGTTCAGATCGTCACCGAATCGGGGTTTTACGATTACGAGACCAAGTACGTAACCGGGGCCAAGGAGTATCGTGTTCCTGCCTCCATCGGGGAAGCTGCCACCAGAACGGTTCAGGAGGCGGCCCAGGCCGCGGCCAGGGCCCTGAGATGCTGCGGCGCTGTCCGGGTTGATTTTCGCGGAGCCGGTGATCGTTTCGAAGTGATCGAGGTCAACACTATACCGGGAATGACTCCCAACAGCCTGCTGCCCAAATCGGCTGCGGGAGTGGGGATCGGGTTTGCCCAACTGGTCATGGAGATGCTCCAGGCTGCGGGAGAGGGAAGCCGGTGA